The following proteins are encoded in a genomic region of Brachypodium distachyon strain Bd21 chromosome 1, Brachypodium_distachyon_v3.0, whole genome shotgun sequence:
- the LOC100828225 gene encoding receptor-like protein kinase FERONIA, producing MGRSPRCVLLLLLAACAAALVPAAGAQGGGNSTAPAPAAAGSAPFVPRDDILLDCGATGNGNDTDGREWGGDAGSKYAPANLGSAIAGAQDPSVPQVPYLTARVSAAPFTYSFPLGPGRKFLRLHFYPANYSNRNAADAFFSVTVPAAKVTLLSNFSAYQTSTALNFAYLIREFSVNVTGQTLDLTFTPEKGHPNAYAFINGIEVVSSPDLFDLSTPELVMGDGNNQPYTMEAGTALQTMYRLNVGGQAISPSKDTGGYRSWDDDTPYIWGAGAGVSYQNDANVTITYPDNVPGYVAPTDVYATARSMGPDKDVNLAYNLTWIMQVDAGFFYLVRLHFCEIQSPITKPNQRVFDIYINNQTAMAGADVILWASPNGIGSPVYKDYVVNTMGSGTMDFWVALHPDVTQKPQYFDAILNGMEVFKLQQSNGSLVGLNPVPSAEPLVDGGSGKKKSTVGPIVGGVVGGLAVLALGYCFIVICKRRRRAGKDAGMSDGHSGWLPLSLYGNSHTSGSAKSHTTGSYASSLPSNLCRHFSFAEIKAATKNFDESLILGVGGFGKVYRGEVDGGTTKVAIKRGNPLSEQGIHEFQTEIEMLSKLRHRHLVSLIGYCEEKNEMILVYDYMAHGTLREHLYKTQNAPLSWRQRLEICIGAARGLHYLHTGAKHTIIHRDVKTTNILLDEKWVAKVSDFGLSKTGPSMDHTHVSTVVKGSFGYLDPEYFRRQQLTEKSDVYSFGVVLFEVLCARPALNPTLAKEEVSLAEWALHCQKKGILDQIVDPYLKGKIVPQCFKKFAETAEKCVADNGIERPSMGDVLWNLEFALQMQESAEESGSIGCGMSDEGTPLVMVGKKDPNDPSIDSSTTTTTTTSISMGDQSVASIDSDGLTPSAVFSQIMNPKGR from the coding sequence ATGGGGAGAAGCCCCAGATGtgtgctcctgctcctgctggccgcctgcgcggcggcgcttgtgcccgcggcgggggcgcAGGGAGGGGGTAACTCGaccgcgccggcgcccgctGCGGCGGGGAGCGCGCCCTTCGTGCCGCGGGACGACATCCTGCTCGACTGCGGCGCCACGGGGAATGGGAACGACACGGACGGCCGGGAGTGGGGCGGCGACGCTGGGTCCAAGTACGCACCGGCGAACCTCGGCTCGGCCATCGCGGGGGCGCAGGACCCCTCGGTGCCGCAGGTGCCGTACCTCACCGCGCGCGTGTCGGCGGCGCCCTTCACCTACTCCTTCCCGCTCGGCCCCGGGCGCAAGTTCCTCCGGCTGCACTTCTACCCGGCCAACTACTCCAACCGCAACGCCGCCGacgccttcttctccgtcaCCGTCCCGGCCGCCAAGGTCACGCTCCTCTCCAACTTCAGCGCCTACCAGACCAGCACGGCACTCAACTTCGCCTACCTCATACGGGAGTTCTCCGTCAACGTCACCGGCCAAACCCTCGACCTCACCTTCACCCCGGAGAAGGGCCACCCCAACGCCTACGCCTTCATCAATGGCATCGAGGTTGTCTCATCCCCTGATCTCTTCGACCTCTCCACTCCAGAATTGGTCATGGGTGATGGCAACAACCAGCCATACACCATGGAAGCTGGCACTGCTCTGCAGACCATGTATCGGCTCAATGTCGGAGGCCAGGCGATCTCCCCCTCCAAGGATACGGGCGGGTACAGGTCGTGGGACGACGACACGCCTTACATTTGGGGTGCTGGTGCAGGGGTGTCGTACCAGAACGATGCCAATGTCACAATCACCTACCCGGACAATGTGCCGGGTTATGTCGCACCGACAGATGTCTATGCCACTGCTCGGTCAATGGGGCCGGACAAGGACGTAAACTTGGCGTACAATCTCACCTGGATAATGCAGGTGGATGCTGGCTTCTTTTACCTTGTGAGGCTCCATTTCTGTGAGATACAGTCCCCAATTACTAAACCCAATCAGCGGGTGTTTGACATTTACATCAACAATCAGACTGCCATGGCTGGCGCTGATGTGATCTTATGGGCGTCTCCAAATGGTATTGGCAGTCCGGTGTATAAGGACTATGTGGTGAACACAATGGGTTCCGGGACTATGGATTTCTGGGTGGCTCTCCATCCTGATGTAACGCAGAAGCCGCAGTACTTTGACGCTATTCTCAATGGAATGGAGGTGTTCAAGTTGCAACAGAGTAATGGGAGTCTTGTGGGGCTCAACCCTGTCCCAAGTGCCGAGCCATTGGTGGATGGCGGCTCagggaagaagaaatcaaCAGTTGGGCCTATTGTTGGTGGAGTAGTTGGAGGTTTGGCAGTTCTTGCACTTGGATACTGCTTCATTGTCATATGCAAGCGTCGGAGGAGAGCAGGGAAGGATGCTGGCATGAGTGATGGGCACTCTGGCTGGCTTCCGCTGTCGCTCTATGGCAATTCACACACTTCAGGCTCAGCCAAGTCGCACACCACGGGGAGCTATGCTTCATCTTTGCCATCCAACCTGTGCCGCCATTTCTCTTTTGCAGAGATCAAGGCTGCAACAAAGAACTTTGATGAGTCACTGATTCTTGGTGTGGGTGGATTTGGTAAAGTTTACCGTGGAGAGGTTGATGGAGGCACAACAAAGGTGGCTATCAAGCGGGGTAATCCTTTGTCTGAGCAGGGTATACATGAGTTCCAGACTGAAATTGAGATGTTGTCGAAGCTCCGCCACCGTCATCTTGTTTCGCTGATTGGTTACTGTGAGGAGAAGAATGAGATGATCCTGGTATATGACTACATGGCTCATGGAACTCTGCGCGAGCACCTGTACAAGACCCAGAATGCACCACTTAGTTGGAGGCAGCGCTTGGAGATCTGCATTGGTGCAGCTCGTGGGCTTCACTACCTTCACACAGGTGCAAAGCATACCATCATCCACCGTGATGTGAAGACGACAAACATCCTCCTAGATGAGAAATGGGTCGCCAAGGTTTCAGATTTCGGTCTGTCCAAGACTGGGCCATCGATGGATCACACACATGTGAGCACAGTTGTCAAGGGCAGTTTTGGTTACTTAGACCCGGAATACTTCCGCAGGCAGCAGCTCACTGAGAAATCTGATGTCTATTCTTTTGGTGTTGTGTTGTTTGAGGTCCTTTGTGCTCGGCCTGCCTTGAACCCCACACTTGCAAAGGAAGAAGTGAGCTTGGCGGAGTGGGCATTGCACTGCCAAAAGAAGGGCATTCTCGATCAGATTGTCGATCCCTACCTAAAAGGAAAGATAGTTCCACAGTGCTTTAAGAAGTTTGCTGAGACAGCTGAGAAGTGTGTTGCTGATAATGGCATTGAGCGCCCTTCGATGGGAGATGTGCTTTGGAACTTGGAGTTTGCCCTACAGATGCAGGAAAGCGCAGAGGAGAGCGGAAGCATTGGTTGTGGGATGTCAGACGAGGGCACTCCCCTCGTGATGGTTGGAAAGAAGGATCCCAATGACCCGTCAATTGATTCAAGCACCACTACAACCACAACTACTTCCATAAGCATGGGCGACCAAAGTGTTGCGAGCATCGACTCTGATGGGCTGACGCCTAGCGCGGTCTTCTCGCAGATCATGAACCCCAAAGGGCGGTGA
- the LOC100828930 gene encoding ribosome biogenesis protein BMS1 homolog isoform X1 gives MAPVEAGVEQPRKAHRVAKSGAKARKKKGKGAAGDDDGGERKNPKAFAFRSATKAKRLQSRSAEIEQRRLHVPIMDRSIGEPPPFVVVVQGPPQVGKSLLIKCLVKHYTKQNLSEVRGPITVVSGKSRRVQFLECPNDINGMIDAAKIADLALLLIDGSYGFEMDTFEFLNIMQVHGFPKVMGVLTHLDQFKDVKKLRKTKQRLKHRFWSEIKEGAKLFYLSGLIHGKYTKREVHNLARFISVIKPVPLSWRMAHPYLLADRFEDVTSPESVRLNRKCDRKITLYGYLRGCNMKRGTKVHITGAGDFVLSGVTSLADPCPLPSAAKKRGLRDKEKLFYAPMSGLGDLLYDKDAVYININDHLVQFSNTDENGASRKQGKGNDVGVALVKTLQNTKYSLDEKLEQSFINLFGRRPAAQSEDSERISNVISLKHNDQGDTNVLDQVGGNNIGNEDTLDSEQSYSECSSDSEGDNDDGIQLSDHGVDLREEVEFCNGRLRRKAVSTNFQDDDECSDEDVSGNEDSGDDHVSEGSISSDGSGEAPDSDDETENTSKWKKSLLARTLSRRSASLMQLVYGQPSTAVDTNRVEEDSSDEEIFIPKGQKKQAKNELPSFDDVDAEDYSKFFKAELNDWSDEDLAKSIRDRFVTGDWSKASLRGREIDENGEGDEEIDGDFEDLETGEVHKSQAAENGSGKPGVQDELKVEELRLKKLALKAKFDSEYDGSELSGEQVDEDRKKSKRDQSDGGGYFDKLKEEIELRKQMNISELNDLDEDTRVEIEGFRTGTYVRLEVHGVPFELVEHFDPCHPILVGGIGLGEENTGYMQVSLKRHRWHRKVLKTKDPIVVSIGWRRFQTTPIYAIEDRNGRHRMLKYTPEHMHCFAMFWGPLAPPKSGVLAVQSLSSNKVPFRITATGWIQEFNNTARIMKKIKLTGAPCKIFKKTALIKGMFTSDLEVARFEGAAIRTVSGIRGQVKKAAKIEPGDALRRKGESTEGIARCTFEDKILMSDIVFMRAWVNVEVPTYCNLVTTSLQPRDQMWQGMRTTAELRRAHNLPIPHNKDSDYKSIERRVRKFNPLAIPKTLQSSLPFTTKPKDRPKSKKQPNSIPELMDLDERKKHAAIQQLMLLKHEKTRKAKIKDVQKKKIFEANKAKTELQTKKRHREERRERYREEDKKKKRARR, from the exons ATGGCCCCGGTGGAAGCCGGCGTCGAGCAGCCGCGTAAGGCGCATCGCGTGGCTAAGTCCGGCGCGAAGgcgcggaagaagaagggcaaaggcgccgccggcgacgacgatggAGGCGAGAGGAAGAACCCCAAG GCTTTTGCCTTTCGTTCAGCAACAAAGGCCAAGCGTCTACAATCTCGATCTGCAGAGATTGAACAACGCCGTCTTCATGTGCCAATTATGGATCGCTCAATTGGTGAACCACCTCCATTTGTTGTTGTAGTTCAAGGGCCTCCACAG GTTGGAAAGTCACTGCTGATAAAATGTCTAGTAAAGCACTACACTAAACAAAACTTATCAGAAGTCCGTGGTCCCATCACGGTTGTTTCAG GTAAAAGCAGGAGGGTACAGTTCTTGGAGTGTCCAAATGATATCAACGGAATGATTGATGCAGCTAAAATAGCAGATCTCGCTCTGCTGCTTATTGATGGTAGTTATGGATTTGAAATG GATACATTTGAGTTCCTTAATATCATGCAAGTTCATGGATTCCCAAAGGTGATGGGAGTACTTACACATCTGGATCAATTTAAAGATGTAAAGAAACTCCGGAAAACTAAGCAGCGCCTTAAGCATCGATTCTGGTCTGAGATAAAGGAGGGAGCAAAACTATTCTACTTGTCAGGTCTCATTCATGGAAA ATACACAAAGAGAGAAGTCCATAATCTTGCAAGATTCATCTCTGTTATTAAGCCTGTCCCATTGAGTTGGAGAATGGCACATCCTTATCTCTTAGCAGATAGATTCGAAGATGTAACCTCGCCAGAAAGTGTGCGCTTGAACAGGAAATGTGACAGAAAAATAACGCTATATGGTTACCTTCGTGGGTGTAACATGAAAAGAGGGACCAAG GTGCATATTACAGGAGCAGGTGATTTCGTCTTGTCTGGTGTGACAAGTTTGGCTGATCCTTGCCCTTTGCCGTCAGCTGCAAAGAAGCGAGGACTACGTGACAAGGAAAAGCTGTTCTATGCACCTATGTCTGGTCTTGGGGATCTCCTTTATGACAAGGATGCTGTGTATATCAATATCAACGATCATCTTGTGCAGTTTTCAAACACTGATGAGAATGGTGCATCTAGAAAACAAG GGAAAGGTAATGATGTTGGCGTGGCGCTAGTAAAAACTCTTCAGAACACCAAATACTCCCTTGATGAGAAGTTGGAGCAGAGTTTTATAAATCTCTTTGGTAGACGCCCTGCTGCTCAGTCCGAAGACAGTGAAAGGATAAGCAATGTCATCTCTTTAAAACATAATGACCAGGGAGATACTAACGTTTTGGATCAAGTAGGTGGTAATAACATTGGTAATGAAGACACCTTGGACAGCGAGCAGTCTTATTCTGAGTGCTCTAGTGATAGTGAAGGTGACAATGATGATGGTATCCAACTAAGTGATCATGGGGTTGACTTGAGAGAAGAAGTGGAATTTTGCAATGGAAGATTGAGGCGGAAAGCTGTATCAACTAATTTtcaagatgatgatgag TGTTCCGATGAAGATGTTAGTGGTAATGAAGATTCTGGAGATGACCACGTATCTGAAGGTTCTATATCATCAGATGGTAGTGGAGAAGCTCCTGATTCAG ATGATGAAACTGAAAACACTTCGAAGTGGAAAAAGTCCTTGCTTGCTAGAACACTTTCCAGACGAAGTGCCAGTCTAATGCAACTTGTATACGGGCAACCTTCAACAGCAGTGGACACTAACCGTGTTGAAGAAGATAGCtcagatgaagaaattttCATACCAAAAGGGCAAAAGAAG CAAGCAAAAAATGAATTACCAAGCTTTGATGATGTTGATGCTGAGGATTACTCCAAGTTTTTCAAAGCAGAGCTAAATGATTGGTCTGATGAAGATCTCGCCAAAAGCATCCGTGACCGTTTTGTGACTGGAGATTGGTCAAAAGCTTCTCTAAGAGGACGCGAAATAGATGAAAATGGAGAAGGTGATGAAGAAATCGATGGTGATTTTGAAGATCTGGAAACTGGTGAGGTACACAAGAGCCAGGCCGCTGAAAATGGATCAGGGAAGCCAGGTGTTCAAGATGAACTAAAAGTTGAAGAACTAAGACTCAAGAAGCTTGCACTTAAGGCAAAGTTTGATTCAGA ATATGATGGTTCTGAGCTGTCTGGTGAGCAAGTTGATGAGGACAGGAAGAAATCTAAAAGAGACCAATCTGACGGAGGGGGCTATTTCGACAAA TTAAAGGAGGAAATTGAGCTGCGCAAGCAAATGAATATATCTGAACTCAATGATCTAGATGAAGACACCCGAGTAGAAATTGAAGGATTTAGGACTGGTACTTACGTCAGATTAGAGGTACATGGCGTGCCATTTGAGCTAGTTGAGCATTTTGATCCTTGCCACCCCATTCTTGTTGGAGGTATTGGGCTGGGTGAGGAGAACACTGGATATATGCAG GTTAGCTTGAAGCGCCACAGGTGGCATAGGAAAGTGCTGAAGACAAAAGACCCGATTGTTGTCTCAATTGGTTGGAGACGTTTCCAGACAACTCCTATATATGCAATAGAGGATCGGAATGGTCGACATCGCATGCTCAAGTACACGCCTGAGCATATGCATTGCTTTGCTATGTTTTGGGGGCCACTCGCTCCACCAAAAAGTGGTGTACTGGCAGTCCAGAGTCTTTCCAGCAATAAG GTACCATTTAGAATAACTGCAACAGGCTGGATTCAAGAATTCAACAATACTGCCCGAATTATGAAGAAGATCAAGCTCACAGGCGCACCATGCAAGATATTTAAGAAAACTGCGCTAATTAAAGGGATGTTTACATCTGATTTGGAGGTTGCTAGGTTTGAAGGTGCAGCCATTCGGACCGTAAGTGGAATCCGAGGGCAAGTTAAAAAG GCAGCAAAGATCGAACCAGGAGATGCGCTAAGGAGAAAAGGCGAAAGTACGGAAGGCATTGCAAGATGCACATTTGAGGACAAAATCCTTATGAGTGACATTGTCTTCATGCGTGCATGGGTCAATGTTGAAGTTCCCACCTACTGTAACCTTGTGACCACTTCTCTACAACCACGAGACCAGATGTGGCAAGGCATGCGAACTACTGCTGAGCTGCGGAGGGCACACAACTTACCCATTCCACACAATAAAGACTCGGATTACAAG AGCATTGAGCGGCGAGTGCGGAAGTTCAATCCTCTAGCGATCCCAAAAACATTGCAAAGTTCGCTTCCTTTTACAACTAAGCCGAAGGATAGACCCAAGAGTAAGAAGCAACCAAACAGCATACCGGAACTTATGGATCTTGATGAGAGGAAGAAACATGCAGCTATTCAACAGTTAATGTTGCTGAAGCATGAGAAG ACAAGGAAGGCAAAAATAAAAGAcgtgcagaagaagaaaatatttgagGCAAACAAAGCCAAGACCGAACTGCAAACAAAGAAGCGGCACAGGGAAGAGAGGCGCGAGAGATACAGGGAAGAggataagaaaaagaaacgagCCCGGAGATAG
- the LOC100828930 gene encoding ribosome biogenesis protein BMS1 homolog isoform X2: MAPVEAGVEQPRKAHRVAKSGAKARKKKGKGAAGDDDGGERKNPKAFAFRSATKAKRLQSRSAEIEQRRLHVPIMDRSIGEPPPFVVVVQGPPQVGKSLLIKCLVKHYTKQNLSEVRGPITVVSGKSRRVQFLECPNDINGMIDAAKIADLALLLIDGSYGFEMDTFEFLNIMQVHGFPKVMGVLTHLDQFKDVKKLRKTKQRLKHRFWSEIKEGAKLFYLSGLIHGKYTKREVHNLARFISVIKPVPLSWRMAHPYLLADRFEDVTSPESVRLNRKCDRKITLYGYLRGCNMKRGTKVHITGAGDFVLSGVTSLADPCPLPSAAKKRGLRDKEKLFYAPMSGLGDLLYDKDAVYININDHLVQFSNTDENGASRKQGKGNDVGVALVKTLQNTKYSLDEKLEQSFINLFGRRPAAQSEDSERISNVISLKHNDQGDTNVLDQVGGNNIGNEDTLDSEQSYSECSSDSEGDNDDGIQLSDHGVDLREEVEFCNGRLRRKAVSTNFQDDDECSDEDVSGNEDSGDDHVSEGSISSDGSGEAPDSDDETENTSKWKKSLLARTLSRRSASLMQLVYGQPSTAVDTNRVEEDSSDEEIFIPKGQKKQAKNELPSFDDVDAEDYSKFFKAELNDWSDEDLAKSIRDRFVTGDWSKASLRGREIDENGEGDEEIDGDFEDLETGEVHKSQAAENGSGKPGVQDELKVEELRLKKLALKAKFDSEYDGSELSGEQVDEDRKKSKRDQSDGGGYFDKLKEEIELRKQMNISELNDLDEDTRVEIEGFRTGTYVRLEVHGVPFELVEHFDPCHPILVGGIGLGEENTGYMQLRSFMIITSCAKSAPINMERREYNPIFKYKDVHSS; encoded by the exons ATGGCCCCGGTGGAAGCCGGCGTCGAGCAGCCGCGTAAGGCGCATCGCGTGGCTAAGTCCGGCGCGAAGgcgcggaagaagaagggcaaaggcgccgccggcgacgacgatggAGGCGAGAGGAAGAACCCCAAG GCTTTTGCCTTTCGTTCAGCAACAAAGGCCAAGCGTCTACAATCTCGATCTGCAGAGATTGAACAACGCCGTCTTCATGTGCCAATTATGGATCGCTCAATTGGTGAACCACCTCCATTTGTTGTTGTAGTTCAAGGGCCTCCACAG GTTGGAAAGTCACTGCTGATAAAATGTCTAGTAAAGCACTACACTAAACAAAACTTATCAGAAGTCCGTGGTCCCATCACGGTTGTTTCAG GTAAAAGCAGGAGGGTACAGTTCTTGGAGTGTCCAAATGATATCAACGGAATGATTGATGCAGCTAAAATAGCAGATCTCGCTCTGCTGCTTATTGATGGTAGTTATGGATTTGAAATG GATACATTTGAGTTCCTTAATATCATGCAAGTTCATGGATTCCCAAAGGTGATGGGAGTACTTACACATCTGGATCAATTTAAAGATGTAAAGAAACTCCGGAAAACTAAGCAGCGCCTTAAGCATCGATTCTGGTCTGAGATAAAGGAGGGAGCAAAACTATTCTACTTGTCAGGTCTCATTCATGGAAA ATACACAAAGAGAGAAGTCCATAATCTTGCAAGATTCATCTCTGTTATTAAGCCTGTCCCATTGAGTTGGAGAATGGCACATCCTTATCTCTTAGCAGATAGATTCGAAGATGTAACCTCGCCAGAAAGTGTGCGCTTGAACAGGAAATGTGACAGAAAAATAACGCTATATGGTTACCTTCGTGGGTGTAACATGAAAAGAGGGACCAAG GTGCATATTACAGGAGCAGGTGATTTCGTCTTGTCTGGTGTGACAAGTTTGGCTGATCCTTGCCCTTTGCCGTCAGCTGCAAAGAAGCGAGGACTACGTGACAAGGAAAAGCTGTTCTATGCACCTATGTCTGGTCTTGGGGATCTCCTTTATGACAAGGATGCTGTGTATATCAATATCAACGATCATCTTGTGCAGTTTTCAAACACTGATGAGAATGGTGCATCTAGAAAACAAG GGAAAGGTAATGATGTTGGCGTGGCGCTAGTAAAAACTCTTCAGAACACCAAATACTCCCTTGATGAGAAGTTGGAGCAGAGTTTTATAAATCTCTTTGGTAGACGCCCTGCTGCTCAGTCCGAAGACAGTGAAAGGATAAGCAATGTCATCTCTTTAAAACATAATGACCAGGGAGATACTAACGTTTTGGATCAAGTAGGTGGTAATAACATTGGTAATGAAGACACCTTGGACAGCGAGCAGTCTTATTCTGAGTGCTCTAGTGATAGTGAAGGTGACAATGATGATGGTATCCAACTAAGTGATCATGGGGTTGACTTGAGAGAAGAAGTGGAATTTTGCAATGGAAGATTGAGGCGGAAAGCTGTATCAACTAATTTtcaagatgatgatgag TGTTCCGATGAAGATGTTAGTGGTAATGAAGATTCTGGAGATGACCACGTATCTGAAGGTTCTATATCATCAGATGGTAGTGGAGAAGCTCCTGATTCAG ATGATGAAACTGAAAACACTTCGAAGTGGAAAAAGTCCTTGCTTGCTAGAACACTTTCCAGACGAAGTGCCAGTCTAATGCAACTTGTATACGGGCAACCTTCAACAGCAGTGGACACTAACCGTGTTGAAGAAGATAGCtcagatgaagaaattttCATACCAAAAGGGCAAAAGAAG CAAGCAAAAAATGAATTACCAAGCTTTGATGATGTTGATGCTGAGGATTACTCCAAGTTTTTCAAAGCAGAGCTAAATGATTGGTCTGATGAAGATCTCGCCAAAAGCATCCGTGACCGTTTTGTGACTGGAGATTGGTCAAAAGCTTCTCTAAGAGGACGCGAAATAGATGAAAATGGAGAAGGTGATGAAGAAATCGATGGTGATTTTGAAGATCTGGAAACTGGTGAGGTACACAAGAGCCAGGCCGCTGAAAATGGATCAGGGAAGCCAGGTGTTCAAGATGAACTAAAAGTTGAAGAACTAAGACTCAAGAAGCTTGCACTTAAGGCAAAGTTTGATTCAGA ATATGATGGTTCTGAGCTGTCTGGTGAGCAAGTTGATGAGGACAGGAAGAAATCTAAAAGAGACCAATCTGACGGAGGGGGCTATTTCGACAAA TTAAAGGAGGAAATTGAGCTGCGCAAGCAAATGAATATATCTGAACTCAATGATCTAGATGAAGACACCCGAGTAGAAATTGAAGGATTTAGGACTGGTACTTACGTCAGATTAGAGGTACATGGCGTGCCATTTGAGCTAGTTGAGCATTTTGATCCTTGCCACCCCATTCTTGTTGGAGGTATTGGGCTGGGTGAGGAGAACACTGGATATATGCAG TTACGGAGTTTTATGATAATTACAAGTTGTGCTAAATCCGcgccaattaatatggaacggagggagtacaatccAATTTTCAAGTATAAGGATGTGCATTCTA GTTAG